Part of the Engraulis encrasicolus isolate BLACKSEA-1 chromosome 1, IST_EnEncr_1.0, whole genome shotgun sequence genome, agacagacatagactctagactctaggtgtggacatagacaattagacatagacagtatacatacattacacctagaatacctatacaatacccatacatacatataacgtgcaagactgggcaacagcagatatCCAtggaacatatatatatatatatatatatatatatatatatatatatatatatatataaaaacacaagcacatacaagcacacagacacacacacacacaaacacacagatacacacacagacacacacacacacaaacacacagatacacacacacacacacacacacacacacacacacacacacacacacacacacacacacacacacacacacacacacacacacttaccgatATGGAGTCTGTGTCTATGGTGTCCACCAGCGTTTTCTGAGCAGCGTGTTTCTCATGCAGTCGTTGGGCAAGGAGAGAAGCCTACCAGAGGAGACCatatacacacattatacacttacacacacacacacaactaccagagagcacatacacacattatacacttacacatatacaaacacacacagacacacacacacacacacacagacacacacacacacacacacattatactacCAGAGGagaccacatacacacattatacacaaataaagacacacacacacacacacacacacacacacacacacacatacacacacacacattatttacacATATTATttagacgcgcgcacacacgcacacacacacaaagaatgaacatatacacataaacacacgcacatgtacattaagcacacactacacacaccctaACACTCTTTGCAAATAGAAGCTACCCCCCACATGCACATCTCTATAGCTATTCCATGCACAGTATACAAGCGCCCACCTCCTTAAGCTCCATCTTcctgatggtggtgttggtggcccTCTGTAGGGCCTTCATGCGAGTCTGAAGGACCCTCTTCTGCCACTGAGGTATAGCTGTCCCTTCCAGTGCCTGAGGGAAAtgattatattttttatatatatatatgtacgtatatatctgtgatatattatatataatacaatataatttaGCCACGAATGGTTGACCAATtgtgtatgtgggtttgtgtgatGTTGATGGCAGTGTGCAAGGAGTGTGTGACATACATCTATGAGCTGGCCGGCGTCTTTAGCCAATCGCGTGGCCTCGTGCAGAGACGGGGTCGTCACCGCGGCGACGCGAGCTGCCAGTGCCTCCACTTCCTTCTCCAACACACTTCCTGTCTCCCTGGCCTTGgagcccaagcacacacacacacacacacacacacacacacacacacacacacacacacacacacacacacgcacgcacacacacgcacgcacacacacacaaaaaagtgaaTATGATGGGAGaaaatgaatatacagtatacttaacgcagtggttctcaaacttttcccatcacccccccccttcggagggtctggatgcttccgagccccccgaagcaacagcagtacttccgcagactgattttaagatctctgcgctgtgcagaatcaaaggaaagattcatttcctatatgagaattaataacataatgtttataattgtgtatatgatgcttaaaacgtattggcttattagcgagacaggaaataatttccttgggggaaaaaaatccaaaatcagatgtcacacgccccccctgtgatgcctccgcgcctccgcaggggggcttacgccccactttgagaaacactaacgcatatacagtatactctatGAGTtgcggatgaccgccagaggtgGTGCTTTCAGCATCCATGGTATGTTGGTGTGATGTATATTCATGTGCCTAAAGCAATTCCTCTAGCGGTCTAcaatatctatccatctatctatctatccatccatccatccatccatccatccatccatccatccatccatccatccatccatccatcccacctCTCTGGCGTCGTCCCCGGTGACGGCCAAGATGCGGCTGACTCCCCTGACCATCTGTCTCTCCGAGGTGATCACCAGGTCCCCGATGCAGCCCGTCCGCTTCAGATGGCTGatcaaaatgacaaaaaacacaaacacagatacaagtAAGTGGGTCGTATAATACCTAAGAAGTACATGTACAAGTTAACATGTGGTCCCCCATACAGCCCGGCCGAGtgacaaaatgacaaaaacacacacacacacacagacacatgtctgaggacacacacacacagatacatgtctGAAAACCGTGTCCAAGTACATGTAGAAGTAAACATGTGGTCCCCGACACAGCCCGTCCGAAACAGATGCCTGATGAAAATGATAAAACAGTCACGTGTATATTATACTACCTTACACAAAAACATTAAATACACACAAGGTCAGCCATCGGAATgactgatgactgtgtgtgtgtgtgtgtgtgtgtgtgtgtgtgtgtgtgtgtgtgtgtgtgtgtgtgtgtgtgtgtgtgtgtgtgtgtgcacgcctttgtgcgtgtgcgtgtttgtgtgtgtataatttgagaatgtacatgtatatttgtctttgtgtgtatgtatgcatttgtgtgtgtgtgtgtgtgcgcgtgtgtgtgtaacgtacGTTCCACAGCAGAGTTCTACTGATGTGGGCGTGTCGTCACCTCGTCCCTCCAGCAGCTCTGGCACggccaccgacaccgacaccaccCTCACCGGGTCAGGATACAcctaaatgtacacacacacacacgcatgcacgcacgcacacacgcaggtgtaacacaaataagcacacacacgtgaCGCACATATgcaagcgcatgcacgcacacacacacacacacacacacacacacacacacacacacacacacacacacacacacacacacacacacacacacacacacacacacacacacacacacacacacacacaagcaaaatggTATAATGGGAAAATTTTTATGAATTATAAATGAAGTATTTGAATCTCTAAAGTTAGATAAACCAATTATTGATGGTAAGCAAATGTTAAAGTAGGACCAAGTCTATGAATAGCTCTaaaggtaaataaataaacatgtacACGTAAATCAACAAACTAACAAACATGACGGCGTCTCTGACCTCGTCCACCGTCCTGAGTCCCGGGATCTGATTGGCCAGGGCCAGAGGAACTTcctgtgtgtgcacctgcagGTCTTCATGGATCAACCGGCCAATCAGAGACTCGAGCTGCTGCAGCTCTGACACGCTCAGAGACgactggagggggtgggggggtagagagagagagagagagagatgaagagggagagagagagagcgagaatgagaacaagagggaaagagagagagagagaaaggggaagagggagagagggagagagtgaaagagtgaaagagcgagagggagagagggagagagaaagagagagatcaataATAAACCATAGGCAGCGTGTGCAgatacagtgtgagtgtgtgcgtgtgtctgtctgtgtgtaatgaCTTCCGCATGCTACCTTCACACTGAAGTATGACCGTAAGTAGTATTTGAAcacaagtgtgtgagtgtctgtgtcgaGCTTTGTGTGCCTCTGCGCTCGTGGTTCAGATGCACACACTCTGTACGAAGCTTAGCCATCTCCacattctgcctgtgtgtgtgtgtttgtgagagagttgataggtatgtgtgtgtgtgtgtgtgtgtgtgtgtgtaaattggaCGTTGACACGGTCAATAAGTTCGCAGCTCAATCGGACACACTCTGTACGAAGCATTTCGCCTGCAAAGGTGTGAGAGAGTACAGTATAGGcaattagtgtgtgcatgtgtgtgtgtgcgtgtgtgtgtgcgtgcgtgcatgcgtattattattaatattacttTAAAGCCTATTTAGGGCATTGGAAATTGGCctatggctataaatgctatgacgCTTTCTGTTAGGCTGTTGTGCAGCCTGCGTGATATGTATCTGTCCtcatcaaataaaccataactatacttaactgtgtgtgtgtgagtgtgtgtgtgtgccttgatgAAGTCGAATCGTAGGCGTTGTGCCgagacgtgtgtctgtgtctgtgtgtgtgtgtgtgtgtgtgtgtgtgtgtgtgtgtgtgtgtgtgtgtgtgtgtgtgtgtgtgtgtgtgttaccttgacacTGAAGTCGAATCGTAGGCGTTGTGCCGAGACGTGCGATCCCCTCTGGGCCACTCCCGACCCCATCAGCTGCAGCAGCCCAAAGTTCAGCAGGTGAGTAGCTGTGTGTTTCACCATACACGCTAGCCTCTGgacctaacacacatacacacacacacacacacacacacacacacacacacacacacacacacacacacacacacacacacacacacacacacacacacacacacacacacacacacacaatacaatattgACACAACCATGAGGGCCGAACTTTGAACCTCGAACTTGTCTTTAGCTAGTGAGCCCCGTgatcagtggttctcagccttttttgaacacatgcccccttgacctcaccataagcctcccagTCTCCCCTTCCGTATttaagggtgcactgtgtaatattcttagttttttatttccagaattcatactgccctttgacaaatgtcacctttttcatgaatacttcccaccaAAAAAGTATGGCACAGTGGTGGAATTGAGATGGACGTCTGTCCAAAACTTTAAGAGCTTGTTTGTAAAGTGATGCGATGGATtttcatggtagtcttgttagcctgggaccagcttgacaTACAATAGTGTAAATGAGACATTATCATGGCATTTACATAGGTCTTAGCAGCATTAATAGAATTGCGAATATGTCTAAAATGTGCTATGCTATATTTCACAGTATGGCCCAGTTtcttaatgtgtttcttaaaagttAATGTGTAATCTAAGGTCACTCCCAAATAATTAAATTCTTCACgacgagcaaacacacacacacacacacacacacacacacacacacacacacacacacacacacacacacacacacacacacacacacacacacacacacacacctggtcgaTGTGCAGCTGCAGGCGGTGTCCAGGTCTGAGTGTGTCAGTGGCGATAACATGATGAAGCACGTAACCCCCGACAACCTGAACATCCCCCACCGGGTACAGgacatcctgagagagagagagagagagatagagagagagaaagagagagagatagagagagagaaagagagagagagagagagagagagagagagagagagagagagagagagagagagagagcgagagagagagagagagagatagagagagacagagagagagagaaactgggtcAAGATAGTGTGAGCGttttggggctgtgtgtgtgtgtgttttataactGTAGGTCTCTGGTCATGAGTtcctggttggtgtgtgtggcgtgtgtatgtgtgtaatgtaccTGCAGGTCTTGTCTGGTCAGGTAGCCCTGGTCGGTGTCTTGCCCCCCCTGTTGGCCATAGAAGCAGGTGCGGTCCAGTAGCAGTAGGCAtggcctcccctcccccacctcctcaagACGAGCCCCCTCCTCACTGAACACCGCCAACACCTCCGCACTACAGGGAGGGAAGACTATAGCACGCATGTACAGTTTATCCACACTGAataccaccgccgccaccaccaccactgttacAGAGCAGGTCAACACTGACGACAAATacttaagtctgtgtgtgtgtgtgtgtgtgtgtgtgtgtgtgtgtgtgtgtctttgtgtgtgtgtgcataccgtaAGTGCCGTCAGGTCGCAGGCTGTAGTTATATTTGGGGCTGTCGTCAGTGGAGGGGGCCCCCTCCTTCTGCAGCTGAGTCAGAGAGTGGACGTCCAGCCACACCACACCGCCATCTACTGCAGACTGGCTCTCAGCTCGCtcctacaggagagagagagagagagagagagagagagagagagagagagagagagagagaaggagagaaagaaggggagaggaagattACATTTTGCTAAAAgttaatgagagagagggaaaatggggaacgagagagagaaacagagacacgtggggagagggagagagtgagagggagcaagggagagagggagggagggaggagaggagagagtgatggtgAGGGGAGCAAGAGGagcaagaagaggaaaaaagagaggaaggaggaggaacgtttcagaatccacacacacaaacttggatGAAAAGATGAAGGTCAAAagccagatggtgtgtgtgtgtgtgtgtgtgtgtgtgtgtgtgtgtgtgtgtgtgtgtgtgtgtgtgtgtgtgtgtgtgtgtgtgtgtgtgtgtgtgataccctcTCCTGTTGTTCCagttgctgcagtgtgtgtgtgtcgacgtgTTTGCCTCTCTCCTCCAGCATCAGATGCACCAGGTCGAGAGGGAAGCCCAGGTTACGATGTAGAGACCAGGCCACCGGAGCTGTagtgacacatacacgcacacacgcacgcacgcacgcacgcacgccatatTAATAGGTTACAATGTAGAAACCAGGCCACtagagccaacacacacacgcgcacactcacacccacacactcataggcgcgcacgcacgcacgcacacacacacacacacacacacacacacacacacacacacacacacacacacacacacacacacacacacacacacacacacacacacacacacacacacacacacacacacacacacacacctacaactgtgcatgaacacaaacacGTGCGTACCAGGGAAGGCTGTGTCGTTGACGGCCATCTTGCCGATGGTCCTGTCAATCATGCGTCGGCCCTGCCTGAGGGACGACAGGAAGTGGTCTTCACTCTGGCTCACGATGTCCATAATCTACAGACAACAGATTAgataacatgacatgacacacacacggtctTCACTCCTtaccctctcctgtgtgtgtgtgtgtgtgtgtgtgtgtgtgtgtgtgtgtgtgtgtgtgtgtgtgtgtgtgtgtgtgtgtgtgtgtgtgtgtgtgtgtgtgtgaatgagagagagagagagagatagagagagagagagatccttacTCTGTCCTGCTCCCTCTGCAGCTCAGGATAGTCTTCACCctagaaaagaaaggagaaaaagaattTTATTGATGGATGAATGAACAGAATGAATGAGCAGAATGAATGAACAGAATGAATgaacagaatgaatgaatgaatgaatgaatgaatgaatgaatgaatgaatgaatgaatgaattacaaAAGCACCTGAAGAGCATAGTCCAGATACGCACCAAAATAGAATCAGACAGAGCCATTTTATCCTGGCAACATTTCTGAACCATATGTTAAAATCTTTTATTGTAAGTCAATAAACACTTATGGCACATATGAACGtggatgaatgaaagaatgaatgaatgaaggaaggaatgaagcaaaaaaggaaaacatttcaAGATCGAGAACATGGTACCAATTAATTAATGTATTGATTCAttaatctgtctttctgtccttgttgctagtgtgtgtgtttgtgtgtgtgtgtgtgtgtgtgtgtgtgtgtgtgtgtgtgtgtgtgtgtgtgtgtgtgtgtgtgtgtgtgtgtgtgtatgtgtgtgtgtgtgtgtgtgtgtgtctcaccagtgACTGTACTACAGTGGGCACCAGGTTGGCCAGAGACCCCTGAGGAGCCTGAAGCACTTCAGTCAGGTAGCGAACCGCACGCCGCAGGATACGCCTCAGaaccagcctacacacacacacacacacacacacacacacacaaagtcaggcAGCGCATGACACACCTTAGAAGAGGTCTACCCCCtatccccccccccgcccacacacacacacacacacgccttagaATACGCCTCAGaaccagcctacacacacacacacacacacacacacacacacacacacacagtcaggtacTTAACTGCTCGACTATGTCAGGACGCGCCTGACAACCAGCCTACACACACTCCTGACACAagcgcatgcgcacatacacacataaacacacacacacagtcacgtaaCTCACTCTGCCCCAGTCATGCCTGGGTAAACCCCGTCGGCTATGCAGATAGAGAGGGTCCTGATGTGATCGGCGACCACGCGGTACGCCGTGTCCACCCTCCCATGATCCTCCTCTCCGACACGCCCACCGTAGGCCGCCACCCCGGaacactgtggagagagagagagagagagagagagagagagagagagagagagagagagagagagagaggatcagtGTATAAGTAGGCTGGAGACAGGTGTATTGTGTGCAGCACAGGCAGGTGGACAAGGTACACaaatagacaggtagacagacagacaatcagacagagtatcagacagacagacagagtgacctGGTGTACTGCCTGCAGTACAGCAGTGAAGAGGTTAGTGTCAtagttggacagacagacagacagacagacagacagacagacagacagacagacagacagacagacagacagacagacagacagacacacagacagacacacagacagacacacacacacaagcaagcaagcagtcaTCCAGCCAGTCATccatccagacagacagatacagacagtcaAGCAAATGGACACAGGGAcaggaaacagagagacaggccgACAGAGCATGTGGTGCAGCAGATGAGTGAACAGGTCAGTGTCATAGTTGGAcatgcatacgtacatacatgcatacgtgcAGACAGACAACTAGACacagcgacagacagacacacacgcagacagagacagacaaatagacaggcagagaaacagacaaacagacagacagacagataggcaggcaggcagacgtatACATATCTGGGAAAtaaacataccgtacatacatacatacacacatacatgggtgggagacgtaatgccttgttttttcgtaacattggttaaaaacctacaaaactgtttttcCTACTTACAAAactttttcctcttaaaaacaaatgtcaatgaaagaatatgtggtaaattatgtttcatattacggtagtcttagatgagaagaaacatttttgttaagatttatgtaaaggtttatatgtcaaatatcctgcggtgtgactgtaacattaatgaaacctggaatataatatatatatatatataaattaaccaacagcattttgaataatgtatgaagcatttggcatgattgcattattaaccttatattaagatatgtgaatgtgaaaaaaaaaacaagttcaatttcgtaacactaattgcgtcctgtggggtgacatgtatgtcaatgtttgtgaacgggcagctgcaaggccaactacaagggtcttaaagactggctcctaaccagtcagtacctcagttattggagagtgctgtggaagtttaaggtgactattaacctcttaatatgtcttcatattgcaatgtttatgtcatgcaatgcttaggttcattttatggtgtcctgtggtgtgactgctcttatagaaggaaaaaaagctttttataattgaaaacacatattaagattaaacacaatatcattatcaagttagcatgagctcagatgtcagtcatgtatacaaaaggattgaaatggccataatgcagtgaatttcctgtggtgtgactttattttcctgcggtgtgacatgcctatgcaatgtgttgatgcaggacacattttcccaaaaatggcaaaaataaggcgaaattccactgaccactaagtgctttattttttctatttttttctatttttttccatcatttttttcaggaattggaaaaacttttttggtgttacgcccttaaatgtcaaccacccacataaaTCTAGACAGagtgacatacagacacacaggcagacagacagacaaacagacaggcaggcaggcagagaaacagacaggctgacagacctGGTGTATGGCGTGCAGTAGAGGTGTGAAGAGGTCGGTGTCGTAGTTGGAGCGTTGTCCCTGCAGCACGGTGACCAGTCTCTCCAGACCCATCCCCGTGTCCACGCTCAACTGGGGCAGCGGGCGCAGGCTACCGTCAGCCTCCCTAAACACACAGAAGAAAACTATTAGCCtccctagacacacacagacacagagacacaggcacacgcacatgtacacgcacacgcacaccagtaTCTATGCTCAACTGGGACAGCTAACACAAGCTACAGTCAGCCTccctaaacagacagacagacagacagacacacagacacacacacactcacctatatttgtgtgtgtgtgtgtgtgtgtatgtacgtgtactTTATgt contains:
- the aars2 gene encoding alanine--tRNA ligase, mitochondrial produces the protein MAAPVRILTASRSAVLNMHFTFLAPLSRKCSTLPHSHVHKEFSSKWVRRKFIDYFKDQHGHRYVPSSPVRPRGDPSLLFVNAGMNQFKPILLGSADPRSEMSSYQRVVNSQKCVRAGGKHNDLEDVGKDVYHHTFFEMLGNWSFGDYFKEEACSMAWRLLTEEYGLPPDRLYVSFFSGDAASGLPPDHETREIWRSLGVPAERILPFGMGDNFWEMGATGPCGPCTEIHYDHVGARLAPALVNADSPDVVEIWNLVFMQYNREADGSLRPLPQLSVDTGMGLERLVTVLQGQRSNYDTDLFTPLLHAIHQCSGVAAYGGRVGEEDHGRVDTAYRVVADHIRTLSICIADGVYPGMTGAELVLRRILRRAVRYLTEVLQAPQGSLANLVPTVVQSLGEDYPELQREQDRIMDIVSQSEDHFLSSLRQGRRMIDRTIGKMAVNDTAFPAPVAWSLHRNLGFPLDLVHLMLEERGKHVDTHTLQQLEQQERERAESQSAVDGGVVWLDVHSLTQLQKEGAPSTDDSPKYNYSLRPDGTYVFPPCSAEVLAVFSEEGARLEEVGEGRPCLLLLDRTCFYGQQGGQDTDQGYLTRQDLQDVLYPVGDVQVVGGYVLHHVIATDTLRPGHRLQLHIDQVQRLACMVKHTATHLLNFGLLQLMGSGVAQRGSHVSAQRLRFDFSVKSSLSVSELQQLESLIGRLIHEDLQVHTQEVPLALANQIPGLRTVDEVYPDPVRVVSVSVAVPELLEGRGDDTPTSVELCCGTHLKRTGCIGDLVITSERQMVRGVSRILAVTGDDAREARETGSVLEKEVEALAARVAAVTTPSLHEATRLAKDAGQLIDALEGTAIPQWQKRVLQTRMKALQRATNTTIRKMELKEASLLAQRLHEKHAAQKTLVDTIDTDSISVLMKTVNRCSDLSPGCHVMLLAPQPSGKVLCACQVPKEGGGVSASAWAVAVCGRLGGNAGGSATVAKGVGNSSSSREEEGVDITHTLTWAQRYAERGGDV